Below is a window of Arthrobacter sp. SLBN-112 DNA.
TGGTTTCTCGGGTGGAGCCGCCCTGGGGCCGATCTTCGGCGGCTGGCTGGTGGAGCATTTCTGGTGGGGCGCCGTCTTCCTGGTGGCGGTGCCGCTGATGCTTCCCCTGCTGGCGCTGGGGCGGACCTTGATCCCGGAATCCAAGGACCCGTCGCCGGGGAAGGTGGATGTCCCCAGCATCCTGTTGTCCATGCTGGTGATGGTTCCCATGGTCTACGGCATCAAGGATGTTGCCACCGAAGGTCCGGGCCCGGCAGGCATTGGCAGCATGGCGTTCGGCGTGGCGATGGGCGTGGTGTTCGTGCGGCGCCAGCACCGCCTGGAAGACCCCCTGCTGGATATGTCGCTGTTCCGGAACCGGGTGTTCAGCATGGCCATCAGTGCCAACATCCTGGCCCTGTTTTCCTTCAATGGCTTCATCCTGTTCCTTGCCCAGCACCTCCAGCTCCTTGAGGGCCTGACCCCGTCCGCCGCGGGCGTGGCGATGATTCCGGCGCTGGCAGCCACGGTAGTGGCCGGCCTGGTGGTAGTGCCGTTGGTCCGCAAAGTCCGGCCGGGGTACGTGGTGGGTGCCGGCCTGGCTTTCAGCGCCACGGGCTACAGCCTGGTGACGTTCGGAAACCACGACGGCGGCCCCGCACTGCTGCTGGCGGCGCTCCTGATCCTGGCGCTGGGCATGGGGACGGCCGAAACCATTTCGAACGACCTCATCCTGGGATCCGCCCCGCCGGAAAAATCCGGTGCCGCTGCCGCCATTTCCGAAACAGGCTACGAGGTGGGGTCATTGCTGGGTACGGCCGTCTTGGGATCCATCCTGACCGCCTCCTACCAGCACAACCTGAGCCTCCCGGCCGGACTGGACGGCATGCTCCCGGGGACATCGCTGCACAATGCCAGGGAAACGCTTGCCGGCGCCATGGAAGCGGCCGCAGTCCTGCCGGGCCCGCTTGCCGACGCCGTCCGGAATGCTGCCGCCGCGGCGTTCGATTCCGGCGTGCACATCACGGCAGCGATTGGGCTGATCCTAATGGCGACGGCGGCAGTCCTGGCCGCCGTCATCCTCCGCAAGGTGCCGAAGGCCACCTGACCCAACGAAGGCAAAAAAGTTGCCCGGTACCGGATCAGTTCCGGTACCGGGCGCCCACCCGTCCAACTGCGCGACGCGTGGCTTACTTGGAGTCGGCGGCAGTGACGCTGGCCGTGGGCTTCATGTTTTCGGCCTGCACCATCCAGGCGAACTGCTCCAGCCGGGCGATGAACTCGTGCAGGAGATCCGCGGAGGTGGGGTCTTCCTCATCCACCTCGTCATGGACTTTTCGCATGGTGCCCACGGCAGCTTCGAGGGCGGCCACGATCCGGTCAATGGCGTCCTTGGTGCTGATCAACCCCTCGGGGAACTGGGCCAGACTGGTGGATTCGGCAACGGTGGCGCTGCGGCCATCCGGCAGGGCGTGCAGGGCGCGCATGCGTTCGGCCGTGTCGTCGGCGAACTGGCGGGCCGCGTCGACGATTTCGTCGAGCTGCAGGTGGAGGTCGCGGAAGTTGGTTCCCACAATGTTCCAGTGCGCCTGCTTGCCCTGGATGTGCAGTTCGATCAGATCCGCCAGGACAGCCTGCAGGTTGTTGGTCAGGGTCGGTGAAGCTTTCATGCATCCTCCTCGATTGGTCCAGTAAGGCCGACGCTACCAGTGACGGATGGCCCCGCGGTGGGCAATCCGGAAATTTCTCAGTGAGCTTACTAATTATGGAAATCAGTCATAAACGAACGTGATTCATATTGCGTCTTGCATCACAGGGTCGGCACCCTCATACTAAATGAACGCCATTCATATAGTGACTTCCGTCTCACAGCCTTCCAGAAAGTGGTGCCATGACAGAGACAATCCGCACCAGTACCGCCAAGCCCGGTCCCCACGCCCACGCACCGTCCACGGACGGCGTCAGCGCCAAGGGCCTCAAGGGCGGCCAGCTCGGGCTCCTCGCCGTCGTCGTCCTGGGCATTTCAACCATCGCCCCCGCCTACACCCTCACCAGCGCACTCGGACCCACCGTCAAGGAAGCCGGGCTCCAGCTGCCAGTCATCTTCCTGATCGGTTTCATCCCCATGATCCTGGTCTCGCTCGCCTACCGGGAGCTCAACGCCGACTCCCCGGACAGTGGCACAACCTTCACCTGGGTGACCAAAGCCTTTGGCCCCTGGGTCGGCTGGATGGGCGGGTGGGGCCTGCTGGCCGCCAACATCATCGTGCTGTCCAACCTGGCCGGCGTCGCCGTCGACTTCTTCTACCTCTTCCTGTCCCAGCTCACCGGCTCACCGGAACTGGCAGACCTGGCCGGCAACAAAGCGTTGAACGTCCTCACCTGCTTCGTGTTCGTGGCGCTGGCCGTCTGGGTCAGCTACCGCGGCCTGCACACCACTAAGGTGGTGCAGTACGGCCTGGTGGGCTTCCAGCTGCTGGTCCTCGGTCTGTTCGTCGCTATGGCCTTCGCCAACTGGTCCACGTCCGAAACGGCCATCCCGTTCAGCTGGGACTGGTTCGACGTCACCAGGATCGAGACCTTCGGCCAGGTTGCCGCCGGCATCTCGCTGTCGATCTTCGTGTACTGGGGCTGGGATGTCTGCCTGACGGTCAACGAGGAAACAGCCAACGGCAAGAAGACTGCCGGACTGGCCGGCACCCTCACCGCCGTGATCGTCCTGGCCATCTACCTCCTGGTCAGCATCGCCACCATGATGTTCGCCGGCGTCGGGGATACCGGCAACGGCCTGAACAACGCCGACAACCAAGAGAACATCTTCACGGCGCTGGCCTCCCCCATCATGGGGCCCTTCGCCGTCCTGATGTCCCTCGCCGTTCTCTCCAGTTCCGCTGCCTCCCTGCAGTCCACGTTCATGTCCCCGTCCCGGAGCCTGCTGGCCATGGCCCACTATGGCGCACTGCCGGAACCCTTCAGCCGCATCAGCCGGAAGTTCGCGACGCCGGGCTTCGCCACCGTCGCTGCCGGCGTCGTCTCCGCCGGCTTCTACGCGGTGATGCATGTGGTCAGCGACAACGTCCTGAATGACACCATCCTGGCCCTTGGCCTGATGATCTGCTTCTACTACGGCCTCACCGCTCTGGCCTGCACCTGGTACTTCCGGCACAGCCTGTTCAACAGCGTGCGCCACTTCGTGCTGCGGCTGGTGTGCCCGGTAGTGGGCGGCGTGGGATTGTTCGTGGTGTTCGTCCAGACCGCCGTGGACAGCCTGGCGCCGGAGTTCGGCAGCGGTTCGGAGGTCTTCGGCGTGGGCCTGGTGTTCATCCTGGGCATCGGCATACTGGCCCTGGGCGCCGTCGTCATGCTGGTGGTGTCCCGAACGCACCCCGGCTTCTTCCGCGGCGAAACGCTCAAGAAGGACACGCCCGCCCTGGTGGTCCCGGAATAGGTCAGTGAGTACGAAAGGTGCCGTGCCCGCCAGGGGCACGGCACCTTTTTGTTATCACCAGTAGTGCGCCACGTCCACCACGAGGCGGGAGCCGGAGCCCGGCCCATCCAAGGTGAGTACACGGAACGGCAGGCGCGCCCGCACGCCCAATCCCAGGCTTGTGTAGCCCTCGAAGCTTCCCGCGGAAACCACCTGGCGGAAAGTCTGGTACCCGGAGACGTTGCTCAGTTCAGTGGTGTTTCCGGGGGTGTAGGTGGGGTTCCCGTTTTGGTCGTAGGAGGGCGCCTTGATGCTGATGTGCAGGCGTGCACCGCCCCTGACGGGAATGACGGCCCCCGAGCCCTCCTGCTCGATCCGGGGTACGTACTTCACTGTGTAGGAGACGGCGGGCCCGTTGAGGTCCACAACCAGCCGGTCGAAGCAGTAGTGCTGGCCCGTCCTGACGTTCGTGACGGATGCCGTACCGGTATCCTGGCCGGATTTCGCCAACGAGCCCCAGGTGAGGCCGCAGTAGGGGGCGGCGGACGCCGGGCCCGAGGCCACGAGTCCCAATCCCACGGCCAGCAGAATGGCCGAGAGCCAAACAGAGAATTTTTTCATTGCCGCGCCATCCAGGAATAAAGCCATTTGGATGATTCCAGCGTAGGAGCGTTGGGATCCGGAAACGAGGGAGCATTTTGGTAACGACGGCGGCGGGAGACAAAGCGGCGCCGGGCACCCCACAGGGGCAGCCGGCGCCGGAAAGAACGGGTAGGGGTCAGCCCTCGCAGTCGCGGCAGTACTTCCGGCCGTCCTTTTCGCGGGCCACCTGCGACCGGTGGCGGACCAGGAAGCAGGACGAACAGGTGAATTCGTCGGACTGCTCAGGAACCACAATGACGGTGAGTTCCTCGTTGGACAGGTCGGCGCCGGGGAGGTCGATGCCTTCAGCGGTGTCGTTCTCGTCGACATCGATGACTGCGGTCTGGGCGTTGCCGCTCCGGGACGCCTGGAGGGCCTCGAGGGAGTCAGCGGGAGACTCTTCTTCCTGCTTGCGTGGAGCATCGTAATCGGTAGCCATTAGCGTGTTCACTTTCGTTGCTGCACAGCGCCATTTCAGGCACCTCAGTGAAGCAGTTTAGGGCATCATCCGGGCCCCGGCGCAATAGTGTGGCCAAGCAGACATTCAGCTGCCGCCGGACACCCTTCCCAGGTGTTCGGAGCGGGCGTGATCGGCCCCAACGGCGACCCCGCTCAGGGCCGGAAGCCAGCCCCACCGGGTGGCATCGGCCATGGCGCCTGCGGCCTGGGACTCGGATTCACAGGTAAAGGTATCAAGGGCCCAGTCGCGGAGCCGGATAAGCAAGGTAGCCATCATGCCTGAAACCTACGCAGCTATTGTTGTGGCCACGTTTCGCGGCGGTCTCCCGCGGATTAAATCCGCATGTGTCCTCACGTGGGCGGGGCCGTGCTGCTGCGCAGGACGAGCTCAGGTTCCACCACCAGCGTCCGGGGTCCTTCTTCACCGCCGAGTACCGCCAGCATCATGTCCATGCAGCGCCTGCCCAGTTCTTCGAAATCCTGCCGGACCACCGTCAGCGGCGGGCTGAAGTACGCGGACTCGGGCTGGTCATCGAAGCCCACCAGGGAAACGTCCTTCGGCACCTCCAGGCCTGCTTCGTTCAAGGCACGCAGGATCCCCAGTGCCATCTGGTCGTTGCCCACGAAGAGGGCGGTGGCGTGCCGGTCAGCCGCCAGCCGCCGGCCAATGTCGTAGCCGCTGCCGGCGCTCCAGTCTCCCTCGATCAGAAGATCCGCCTCAAGCCCGGCGGCCGCCAGGGTGGAGCGCCAGCCGTCGGACCGCGCCACGGCGTCAATCCAGTCCTGCGGCCCCGCGACGTGCCCGATCCGGGTGTGGCCCTGCGCTAAGAGGTGCCGGACGGCCAGTTCGGCCCCCTTGCGCTGGTCAACCCGGACACCGCCAACAGCGTCATTCCCGTCGGAGCCAACGGCGACCACTGGAACGCCAATAGGCAATTCCGCCAGCGCCGCCAACGTGGCCAAGTGCGGAACAATCACCACTATTCCGTCCACCGATTGGTCCAGGAAGTGCCTGACGGCGTCCAGGATCGTGTCCCTGGTGACTTCCCGCAGCGCAGCAACGCTGACAAAGTACCCTGCGTCCCGCGCGGCCCGTTCGACTCCCAGCATGGTGTTGGCGGGGCCGTACTGCGACAGCTCGCTGCCCAGGACACCGATGGTTTGGGAGCGCCGGGTGACCAGGCTGCGGGCGGCAGTGTTGCGGCGGTAGCCAAGTTCGGCAATCGCCGCTTCCACCTTGTGCCGTGTCCCCGTGCTGACGTTGGGGTGGTTGTTGACCACCCGGGAGACGGTTTGGTGCGAGACCCCGGCCAGCCCCGCCACGTCCTCAAGCCTTGGCAATCGCCGGGGCCGGGAGCTGGGCTGCGCCACGGGATCAGATCCCGCCGGCGAGTTTGTAGTAGGCGGCGTTCCAGTTCAGGTCTTTCTTGAACTGGCGGATGGTGGTGTCTTCGTCGATGGTGAGGAGTTCGGTTTTGGCGATCTCGGCGAAGTCCTCGAAGACGTCCATGCCTACTTGGGTGGAGAGCACGGTGTGGTGGGCGGCACCGGCGGTGAGCCAGGCGGCGGCGGACGTGGCGAAGTCCGGCTTGGGTTCCCAGAGGGCGCGGGCGACGGGGAGGTTGGGCAGGGGCTGGTCCAGGGGCACGACGTCGACGGCGTTGGCCACCAGGCGGAAGCGGTCGCGCATGTCGGACAGGGCGACGACCACGCCCGGGGAGGCATCGGCGTCGAAGACCAGCCGGACGGGGTCTTCCTTGCCGCCGATGCCCAGCGGGTGGATTTCCAGGCGCGGCTTCGCAGCGGTCAGTGAGGGGCAGACCTCGAGCATGTGGGCGCCCAGGATCTTTTCGGCGCCGGGTTCGAGGTGGTAGGTGTAGTCCTCCATCAGGGAGGCGCCGCCGGGCAGGCCGGCACCCATCACCTTCGCGGCGCGGACCAGGATGGCGGTCTTCCAGTCGCCTTCGGCGCCGAAGCCGTAGCCGGCGGCCATGAGCCGCTGCACCGCGAGGCCGGGAAGCTGGCGCAGGGCGCCCAGGTCCTCGAAGGAGGTGGTGAACGCGGCGGAGCCGTTGGCCTCCAGGAAGCTGCGCAGCCCCAGTTCGATCCGGGCGCCGTAGCGGAGGGAGTCGTGCCGGGCCGCGCCTGCGCGGAGCTCCGGCACCACGTCATACAGGTCTTCGTATTCGGCCACCAGGGCGTCGACGTCGGCCTCCGCAGCGCCGTGCACGGCGTCGGCGAGTTCGTTGACGGACC
It encodes the following:
- a CDS encoding MFS transporter, yielding MTTSPSTLAPAPVSGPATRSPRRDWLALGLLMFPVLLVAMDNTALTFALPAITRALEPSGLHLLWIIDAYPLVLAGLLVSMGSLGDRIGRRRLLIIGSTGFAGLSAATAFAPTAEWLIAGRAALGFFGAMLMPSTLSLIRNIFPEPNRRRMAIAIWAAGFSGGAALGPIFGGWLVEHFWWGAVFLVAVPLMLPLLALGRTLIPESKDPSPGKVDVPSILLSMLVMVPMVYGIKDVATEGPGPAGIGSMAFGVAMGVVFVRRQHRLEDPLLDMSLFRNRVFSMAISANILALFSFNGFILFLAQHLQLLEGLTPSAAGVAMIPALAATVVAGLVVVPLVRKVRPGYVVGAGLAFSATGYSLVTFGNHDGGPALLLAALLILALGMGTAETISNDLILGSAPPEKSGAAAAISETGYEVGSLLGTAVLGSILTASYQHNLSLPAGLDGMLPGTSLHNARETLAGAMEAAAVLPGPLADAVRNAAAAAFDSGVHITAAIGLILMATAAVLAAVILRKVPKAT
- a CDS encoding DNA starvation/stationary phase protection protein encodes the protein MKASPTLTNNLQAVLADLIELHIQGKQAHWNIVGTNFRDLHLQLDEIVDAARQFADDTAERMRALHALPDGRSATVAESTSLAQFPEGLISTKDAIDRIVAALEAAVGTMRKVHDEVDEEDPTSADLLHEFIARLEQFAWMVQAENMKPTASVTAADSK
- a CDS encoding APC family permease, whose amino-acid sequence is MTETIRTSTAKPGPHAHAPSTDGVSAKGLKGGQLGLLAVVVLGISTIAPAYTLTSALGPTVKEAGLQLPVIFLIGFIPMILVSLAYRELNADSPDSGTTFTWVTKAFGPWVGWMGGWGLLAANIIVLSNLAGVAVDFFYLFLSQLTGSPELADLAGNKALNVLTCFVFVALAVWVSYRGLHTTKVVQYGLVGFQLLVLGLFVAMAFANWSTSETAIPFSWDWFDVTRIETFGQVAAGISLSIFVYWGWDVCLTVNEETANGKKTAGLAGTLTAVIVLAIYLLVSIATMMFAGVGDTGNGLNNADNQENIFTALASPIMGPFAVLMSLAVLSSSAASLQSTFMSPSRSLLAMAHYGALPEPFSRISRKFATPGFATVAAGVVSAGFYAVMHVVSDNVLNDTILALGLMICFYYGLTALACTWYFRHSLFNSVRHFVLRLVCPVVGGVGLFVVFVQTAVDSLAPEFGSGSEVFGVGLVFILGIGILALGAVVMLVVSRTHPGFFRGETLKKDTPALVVPE
- a CDS encoding DUF4193 domain-containing protein → MATDYDAPRKQEEESPADSLEALQASRSGNAQTAVIDVDENDTAEGIDLPGADLSNEELTVIVVPEQSDEFTCSSCFLVRHRSQVAREKDGRKYCRDCEG
- a CDS encoding LacI family DNA-binding transcriptional regulator; amino-acid sequence: MAQPSSRPRRLPRLEDVAGLAGVSHQTVSRVVNNHPNVSTGTRHKVEAAIAELGYRRNTAARSLVTRRSQTIGVLGSELSQYGPANTMLGVERAARDAGYFVSVAALREVTRDTILDAVRHFLDQSVDGIVVIVPHLATLAALAELPIGVPVVAVGSDGNDAVGGVRVDQRKGAELAVRHLLAQGHTRIGHVAGPQDWIDAVARSDGWRSTLAAAGLEADLLIEGDWSAGSGYDIGRRLAADRHATALFVGNDQMALGILRALNEAGLEVPKDVSLVGFDDQPESAYFSPPLTVVRQDFEELGRRCMDMMLAVLGGEEGPRTLVVEPELVLRSSTAPPT
- the araA gene encoding L-arabinose isomerase, whose product is MNTAAHTSLDGYEVWFLTGSQHLYGEEVLKQVAAQSQEIANQLNASSAVPVKIVWKPVLTDSDAIRRTALEANSDDSVIGVTAWMHTFSPAKMWIQGLDLLRKPLLHLHTQANRDLPWADIDFDFMNLNQAAHGDREFGYIQSRLGIARKTVVGHVSNPEVARQVGVWQRAAAGWAAVRTLKLTRFGDNMRNVAVTEGDKTEAELRFGVAVNTWSVNELADAVHGAAEADVDALVAEYEDLYDVVPELRAGAARHDSLRYGARIELGLRSFLEANGSAAFTTSFEDLGALRQLPGLAVQRLMAAGYGFGAEGDWKTAILVRAAKVMGAGLPGGASLMEDYTYHLEPGAEKILGAHMLEVCPSLTAAKPRLEIHPLGIGGKEDPVRLVFDADASPGVVVALSDMRDRFRLVANAVDVVPLDQPLPNLPVARALWEPKPDFATSAAAWLTAGAAHHTVLSTQVGMDVFEDFAEIAKTELLTIDEDTTIRQFKKDLNWNAAYYKLAGGI